The segment GAGAGAACAGATGAGAGAAAAAGGTCAGGATGAGAGTTACAGAAAAAGGTACAATTAGAAAATGTctttatagtgtaattggtttTCACATATTTAGGTGCAAGAAGGAAGTCTATTGTGCAATTCAATTCATATTAGAGCTTTtcccttatttatttttttacacgtGAAAACAACAATACTCACATGCCCATATGTACATTGCAAATTGGTCACTGTAATTATTCCTCCTTTTCATACTGCATAAAGAAATCCATTCCTAATGTGATTCTAACGTGAGAGATGGGGAATAAAATTCACAGTGCGCCCtaatacatacaaaaatatacCTCAAAGTTCAGCCAAAGCTCCTAAGAGGCTTTTTGAGTTTAGTTAGCTTCATATTAGCTTCACATCAACTTTAGAATGCATTTTTGCACAGAACCAGAACTGTGGATTTTGTTCACCCCCTCATACCTCGGAATTGAGTAATGAAGAGATCTCTTCACGGCCAGTATGGGCAGCATGTGAGTGTTTTTTAAGGTCTGAATAAATTATCAAAGTTACAGAAAAGAGCAAAACCAGCTCTCTAAACTCTAAActataaactaaaaaaataagaatCCCAGACAAGCACATTTGTCTGTGATTAACAAGTTCCAAGATGCTATAAACATATTCTGGAGAGTTATTTCCAGGCACACTTTAACATGGGTCTTCCTATTTACTCACCTGTCAACTCATCTCCAATAGCATAAAATGACTTCCCACTGGTTCCTAGGAATAATACAAACATTAGATACTGTGAGGACTGTGGAAGCCCTGACACAATGCATCACACAGCTGTGGCCTGTTTGTGTCACTCCCACTACACACATCCACTTGTAGGGCCACAGACAGTCAACTGATGACAGTGTAGTTTTACTACCCAGTAAGATGATAGCGTTGATCTCTCCAAATTCTGGCACCTTCAGTGGTTTCCCGTGCATTACTGAGCTGAGTCCTGCTCTCAGCAGGTCCTGAACAGAGTTGTCTGAATACTGCTGGATCCTGGACACACTGAAGACCAGTGTGAATGTTGCCATCACATCACCACTAACGTTACTGGGAAGAAACAGACAATGTTGTTTATTGGATGCTGTTAAcctaatctatctatctatctgagtTCAGCTTTCACTCACCCATAGGCAACAAAATTCCAATCAACGTAGTGATGTGATATTGACGAGGCAGTTAAGACATTTTTAATCTGTAAGAAAGGGAAAATGTACAATTTAacacttataaaaaaaaatattggactCTCAACATGGCGACAGTCTGATCTTACCTTGGACTTTAAAACTGAGGTCAGTACTATGAAGAAACCAGAGTTCTCATTCTGCAGAACTGGATCATACTTCAGACCTTTCAGCTCCACCGTCTCCATAAAATAATGCTGCTCCTGCACCAGGTAGGCTGGCACCGACAGAGTAGAAATGGTTCATTCTTACAGATGGCTtcacaaaataataaagtttagaAATTGTGCTTGACAGAGTAGTCTAAATAGCTCATGAAGTGTATAATACATGTCTAAGTATGCAATTGTGTGGTGAATGTGACACTCACCAATAACCAGGCCTACAAAGATCCCGATAAcaaggaaaaggaggaggaaggcTGTGAGGGTGCTCCTGTAGCAGACACGGTTGGAGGGAGCAGAGGAGGCTCCTGGAGACGACCATGGCCCTCCTCCATCCTTCTTCACCTCCATGTTGGattcacagcaacaacaacctcACAACTCACATGCCAGTGTACACAGTATCATAATGCCCGACAGACAAAATGATCCAGTCCTGGTAAAAAATACAGTGACAATATTTGAGACTCTGTAAAATAACATTAGACTGAGTTGTTATAGAATCATTACAGACTAAtgtacggtggccctgagagaCCACTGCACTGCAATTTAAGAAAACGCACACAAATAGATCACGACACGCAACATTAAGAAAATGCACGCAAATAGATCACGACACgcaacattaataaaacacacgcaaataaaccacaacatgcAACATTAAGAAAATGCACACATATAAACCACAACACTTAACAATAAGAAAATGCATGCAAATAGATCACAACAAGCAACAATAAGAAAACGCACGCATATAAACCACAACACTCAACATTAATAAAATgcacgcaaataaaccacaacacgcaacaatgAGAAAACGCACGCAAATGGACCAGAAAATGCAACAATAagaaaatgcacacaaataaaccacaacacgcaacaataagaaaatgcacacaaataGACCAAAACCACCTCTGTGTATTTATAaccttaaatattttttatgtgaaataaagtcatttatttatttgttgctCTAGGTCAGTTGATTTCTCTTTTGGTACATATGTTTAAAGTCATTATGTACAATAATCAAATCATAGAAATACTATAATGGTATTTTTGTTTGTCAGAATGTAAATTATTCAAGAAAAGGCCATACTCAATGTCATCTTATACTTCTTGCATGCAAAATAACTTATACACAAATGTGATATTAGAACATGTCCCTTAACATTACGACCAAGGATTAGAAGAGAGATGACTTGTGACAAATGTACATATCAAATGTGCTGAACCTCAAAACAATTCACTGCAGTGTTGTATTTTACAAGACATGTGGCAAATctacaaaatcaggagtagtcAGTTGACAAAAACATTCCCAATGGCTCATATTTATTGCATTctttaaatataattattttgcagctaataatacaactttttaaactCAGCTTTAATATACCAACAGGATATTGTCATTTAAGAGTAAATGATTACagtacacatacatgtatattgCAGGAGATTTGCTCTCAGATAGACATCCAGCTAGCAGTTCCAGATGTTTTCTAATCTAGATCCTGTTAATCTAAAACATTTCACTTGTGTAAGCTAGTGCACTGGGTTTGTTTTGTCCTTGAACTCAAGCCTGTAAGTTCTTTAAACTGTATTCTTAAAAATATGTAATGACTATCTTGCATGAGTTATAACAATAGAAGACCCCATACAGAAAATAAGTTGAAACTATAACTAAGTAAGAGTGATCCTTCAGTGATCCATATATACTGCTAATGAAAAATGGGTCTGTCTACATCAGAAAAGCTGAACTGTATTTTGATGGTAGTATCATCTTCATAAGTCTTTTGAGAACGGAGAATGATGTCCATGTTGTCTTCCTTCTCCACACCCAGAAAGATGGCACCAAACATGCTGCAATCTTCAGGTTTGTCTTATGCGGTCATTCAGTTTTCAATGTGTGGATAGCTTTCCTGTTAAAGCAAGACAATTTAATGAGGACTTGAAAGATGACAATGCATCACATACATACCAGCTTGTCAAACCAGGTGTATGGAGGTTTGCTTCAGTGCAGGACCATTGTGTATTCActtattatatacacattataatACACAGACATTTCCTCTGAACATTGTGGCTGAGTGTTTGACACAGTTCtcacattttacttttattatgaaataaTTAATTACACTAAATAAAAAGCTTGATGTGTCAGTCAAGTTGATGGAGGAGTAAGTCTAACGAAACCTCTGACTGatagcagacatgttgacttgtcacagtcaaaaccatggatgtattaaggtCAAAACTCAATTGTAAGAAAAGTTCAAAGTTTGTTCCACACAAAGGTTTTAATTTAACGTTACATACTGTTAATATGAGTGCAATGGGAATATAGTCCATCAATCTAGCCAGTTAATATAGCACATGGCAATTATGTGTATATCGGAATTGAATCAGCAGACAAAGCACAAGTTTAAGAAATTATCTTAAACAATTTGACAACATCAAAACGTTAGTTAGCAAAAGGCTAACTACAATAAGCACAAGGCTATCGCTAGTTTAACAGCAGATATCTGCAATAGTTAATATCAGAATCATACAATGtcaatgaaatgaaaaagccaaaaaaaacaacttacatTTTAGCTTATTTCCCAACACCACTGACGGATAGCCGAGTTAAGATGTCAAACTGCAGCAAGCAAGCCAGATGTGTGCATCACTTACAAGTGTTCCCTGGAAACACTTCTGttgtgttgtggtctatttgcgAGCGTTTTCTTAATGTTGCGTGTTGCGATCTTTTTGCATGTGTTCTCTAAATGTGGCGTGTTGTGATCTGTTTGCGTGTGTTCTTAATGTTGCGTGATGTGATCTATTTGCGTGCATTTTCTTAAGTTGCAGTGCagtggcctctcagggccaccatACTAATGCAATGGGTAGGGCTGTACAACAGGATGGATATCAATGAGAACATATTTATAATTTTGTCTTTAATCTAATTTAACCTTATATCACAATATGAATATGTAGGTGTTCCACAACTTTGCATTATAACagataaaactaaaaaaatcttaaataacAAAGTTTGTTCATATCTTCTGATAGTTAATAAATACTAAATATTTATTGCAATTCAcacaaaccaaaccaaattCTACAATGATGAAAAGGGTGTTCCAAAAACATTAAGGAATAAGGTCCCACTAATGAAATGGATGGCAATGTATAAAACAcaaatagtttaatttaaaacccAGATGCCCAAGAAAATGTCGATTATAAGATACACAGAAACATCAAGCAGTGATTCTGTTCCGGAGAGCTGGCTGAGATGTACAGTCTCTACGTAAAAGAGACCAGGGAGGCCATGTTGCCTGGCGATCACAGATCAGATGTGGAAAAAGGTCCCACTAAAAAAACAAGTCAACTTCTCTGAAATTCTGCAGACAACAGGATTTCAATGAACAAATGGACTCGGTGAGAATATTTACTGCACCAGCAAATTACGCACGGAGACTCCAGGTGCACCAGAGCGTGAAGCATTATAAACTCACTcacctctttcttctctcttccctctcaACACTGACATTCACGACGTCCCGCAGTTCTCAGTGCATGACTTGGCGCACACAAGAATAGACTCATGGATGGAGGAAGACAAGGGAGAGGTCCGCTATTTGTTCCACCTGCCAAGGGGCGTGGCGCGTCCGTCCCGTAGGTAGCTCACCTTTTCACTTTACTTTTACAAAGTCGGCTCGGCTTTAGAAATCCCCGGCCGACCCTCCTCCCATCGGTCTTGATCCCTTTGGTTACACCCCGATGTGCAGAGGCATTTTACTGTCACCTCCAGTAATCTCCAGGTAAATAATAAACACCGGCTACTCCTTTACGCACATTAGGCCTACAATAAGTTGGaggaaagaaatgcaaaaaggGCATTACAAATGTCCTCAGTAGAGCTCATTACTCGCTCTAGTTGCTGGCTGCCCTTGGTCTGTGAGCAGCAGAGGAGGGGCGAAGCCTCCTGGAATTCTGGCTGCATGTCCCGGGGCTCACAACACCTGGCAAACCATTATACCGTTTCTAGCTTTAAGGTGCATTTACTGCGAATGTATTAACCTACTGCACTTAGTTTGACAGTGAGAGAGGAAGTGAAGTTAGTTTTATTTGCAATTCCATGATGATTTAACACATTTGActcaaaaatctaaataaaaaaagtgaaattcgGAGCAACAATTCAGAATGTAACCTAGTTCTGTTCATAAGAAAATGCTTTAGATTAGAAATGGCACAATTCAATTGTAATTATGTCTTAATAATTACTCATTTAAAATGACTTGGATGCttttaacaaaaacacatttgctatTTTTCTGACGCAACAGTGAACATATAATCCCTCCTGTCATCCCCTCCCAAAGGATCAATCCTAACAAAGGTAGCCTTAATCCCTTCACTTACAATATTTCCCCCACCCTGCTTAAAGCACTTCAGAGAGCAGTTATGACAAGTGTCTCTTTGTCAgtggatggacacacacacacacacacacacacttctgttaCTGCGTGAAAAGAGAACGGAGCTGTAGTCAATCCAGCAGTTTGTCCACAGACTACCATTTAATGGTTAAGAAGTCCCTCAACTGGTCTGAAGTAGTAAGCCAGTGTTATGAAATTTATATGACAACCTATTAGCATGTGTGCTTATTAAAGATCTGCAGGTGTAAATTAGCAGCAGCTAACTTATGATTTTTTATCCCTAGCAAGTGCAAAAGTTTATGCAtgaaaagtataaaataaaacattgtaccTTCAAAACATATGCTACTAGTGATGTAGGAGTCATCTCTTACTGTAAACAAATCTAAAAGGTCAAAAGAAATATTTCAAACGACATAACAGTGAGGTTTAGTAGGAAGAACACAGACATCAGTCAGTATCAGTCCTTCATCCTGTCCTCCCTGCTGAGGGGATTCAATTGGAAGATCCTATAACGTAGGCTATTTGTTAAGTACGATCCAGAAATGTCCGACGTTGGTATTAGGAGCCAAGCTTTTGTATGTTGCGGTAAAACTAAACGGAACAAACAATTCACTTTTGAAGGAAATCCTTATGCACCCATGAATATGTACAAAAACGAGGGAGAACAACACTCAACATACAtactcattttattttcttatcaAAAACAAAGAATAGTAAAAATTTCTATTTGTAGATAAAAGAAAATGGTATTGTTAACACTTCCCAAACTTGTGGGCTCTTTACAACTCAAATCTTTGCAAAATTgcacaacacagacagaaacaaaagTGAAGTGCTTTCATGTGTCCTTTTGCTGGTCAACTTATGATTTTTAACATAAATTTGCTTTGAGGAACGCATTATTACCGTTAcgtttgaaaaacaaaaaactccaCAAAATGTTCAAGTGTGTGCATGGTTGTATTTGTGTGCGAGATTGTAACTCAGCGAGTGACAGGCTGTGTGTTAGCCATCCTGTTGCTGTATGAACGGGTTTGGTATAGCCTCCATGCCGTCCTGGGGACAGATTAGCACTACGGAGGTTCCTCTACAGACCACCAGCCCCAGCTGCCTGGTGTCTTCTGTCAGCTTCAGCTGGTCATCTGGATCTGGATAGACAAAAAGGTTACAGACAATTCAACTTTACATGTCACATAAGTGAAGATTAATGTGAATGAACGtgttcttatttaaaaaaaaaaaaaaaaaaaagtaacctGGGGGAGTTTGACTACTAGTAGCTCTACTTTCATTTCAAACCTTACTTAAAACTGGGGGCCCATTGAGGGACACCCTTATTTTCCAATGGGGCCCGGGTGAAACGCTACGGAGCAAGGCTTAGACGTATGAGTTTCAGTTCAGTCTCATGCACATGTGCAGATGGATGACACAATGCAGTCTTGCCAAACTTTTCACACTATTCCACTTATCTACAGGTGGCAGTAACGTACCAAAAAAACGCAGAAATGCACCAGAAAAACTATTGCAGAAGACTGCTAGCACTTAAACAACGTCAACAATGCTGGTTTCAAAatatcatctttaaaaaaacgttttacGAGGAAGAGAATCGATTTGGTAACACTGGATGTAAACTTTGTTCAGAAGAAAACTACTCCTGGCGTCCCTTAAAATAGATCCTTAAACATCTCGAGGTGCATCTCATGtctcttatttgatagctcctctgCAGAACTGGGAGTTGTGCTGTCACCATGAGAAGATTCCCCATCTGTAcaatcagatttaaaaaaaaaaaaaaaaaaaaaaaaaaaaaaagaaaatcagccaTTTCCCTCACCAAGCAGGTGACATTCCCAGATGAATCTGACTTATATACTGACCACAAACTATAAAGTTATAAAATATCAGGTTTACTTGTTCAAATTGCTACTGCTTgtcataaattaaattaaaatgtaggCGTAAACCCACTGTAAAGGATGAATCAGCAAGGTGTTAGTAGTGCTTCGGTCCCTGCGGTCTTGAGGGCTGCCTGCTAAAAGATCTGTGAACCACCAGAACCCGAAGCCTCCATAACGCTTCAACCGTCCAATTAATGGAAATTAATGTTcgataaaagaatgttggaaacttttcactttaatatctgttgatgtatcgcaagtaatatcgttatcgtgaAATATAACGtaatcgcatattttcctcatatcgtgcagccctactggaCACAGCAATGACAGATTGACGCCACTCTTGATAATCCATACTACTATTGCAGAGTTTAGATATTACAGTTGGTGTCATCTGTCCGTTTACCCTTTCAAATGGCGTTTTCTGTCGGGCAGCCCTCATTGGATGAGATTAGTGCATCATTCAGGTCAATGACAGGGCACTGATGACTAGTTTGGTTTCAGGTTGAGAGAAATTGAAACATAAATCAAAGGGGACACAAGGTGCTTCTCATGTctcttaaattgcctcctccacttgcctcttAGTCCCTCACACAGAGGAGGCACGGGAGAGACGCGAGGAATtcaggggaggagagaggcaacgaggaaatgtgtttttagagggatgagacgtcctttcctctgaaccGTCACATAGATTCGTCAGCTGTATTGGcagagttagcaactccttcagctaaACTGTATCCTCGCCTGTAGCTCCTagatgatccctcctcgatgctcgcaCCTCGGTCCTCAGGGCAGAAATAAGAACTTTGAGGCAGCCTTTACGGAGGAGGGGCAGAACAACTTCCGGGTCAGCCGAGGACCaaggagtcgaggagctatcaaataagggccATGAGACGCAGCCACAGACTTTGGCAAAACTCCAAGTTATACAGTCTAGTACTGTTTATGAATATTGGTTTTCTCCCAGTCAGTCACATCTCTCCATACAGTTTCCTTTTGCAGTATATTTTGCCCGTTGGAGAAGAACAAATTTAGTGTCACGTTGCACATAATGACACTTCCCATGACAATGTTTCTTTGTCCCATTCAGCTCACTCATGAGCCCAAACTGACCCAGTTTGACACttgttttgatttttgatttcCGGCCGAGTTTGTGACTTACCACGCATGTACTCGATTGTGCCATCCAGCACCAGGTTCAACAGAGGATCAAAACCCTTCAGGACACCGCTGGCTGAGAGGGAAAATACACAGAATAAAGTTTGCATTAGGCCGTATCAATTCAATGACTTCGAGGGAaagatgcccaaatatgtagtTACCAACCGGCTAAATACGTTAGCCTTAAGTTAGCTTATTATCTTCAGGATTAAGCCACCTACCTTCTCGTCCTCCTTGAAACTTAACACGAATCGGCTTGTCGATGTATTTTGACAAGTCGAAGATgctctcctttttcttcttttctttatccTACACAGAACAAAGGCACATTTGTTTGTAAGTCACATGTAAACTAGCCTCACACAACCATTGACTTAGCCCATAGACTTAGCCTTAGGTTAGCTTTGGTGGCTAGCCAAGTTAGATGTAAGAGAAACTACACGGTACTTTCGAATAGCTCTTCTACGTTTCGGGTCGTGTTGGTAACAAACAATTACTGGCTAAAGATGCCCATGAAAATGTTAGTGGGCACAAAAGTAAAAAGATGTTTGAATGACAGCGCAAAACAACCGAACTCACCGCCATGTTTTAGCTGTGTGACACGGAAGTTAAACTGTGAGCTCAGAAGTGTTCAACCAATCAAATCATTGAGCGCCTGTAGCTGACGTCAttggtttattgtttattagtttgttgtctctattattaatttaataacAGGAGAAAATTATCAGAGTTTAATAATCAAACAAGTAGCGTTTAATTATAAGTCACTGCCCTATCTGTTGTATAAATAGCATCTGTTTTTCAAACTGACCTCCTTTTTCttgttgtggttagccagcagTCAGTCAGGGGAGAAAGTCTATTAATAACACCAGTTGGTGTGTTGTAAACTAGAACGAGGACGAGGCACTGTGCAGAAGACGGTTGGTGTGGCTGTGACATGGCCGGCAGAGCCGACATTGAGCTAAAACCTCAGAGCTTTAAATTCACAGTTCTCTCTGAACAGATAAACAAACTAGAGGAGGACAAATCTGTTTTACATGTCTCTGCGCCTGATGTAATCCCTGATGCTATTCTTTGTGTAGAAGGAGAGAGTTTTTATGTCAACCGTAAACAACTGGCCCTCCAGAGTCCCTACTTCAGGGCTCTATTTTTTGGCTGTGGCCTAGAGAGCACCAAAAGGAAAGTTGAGCTCAAAGGTGTGAGTCTTCAAGATTTCAGGGTTTTGATGGAATACAGCAAGACATCCAACCTAACTCTGGACAGAACAAACGTTCTGGGGATCCTTGAGACCGCAGACTTTTTACAACTGGAGCGAGCCGGGCTGCTGTGCTGCAAGTTCTTGGAGCGTGAGCTACACCTCAGTAACTGTCTGGGAATGATGGCCTACGCCTGGCGGCTGGGCTGCACTCAGCTCTACACCACAGCACGACAGGTGGTGCTCACACACTTCCCTGCTGTTGTCGCTGAAGAGGACTTCCTGTCCCTGTCTAAGGAGACCATAGCAGACCTTCTTGCCTGTGATGACCTGGCCATCCATAAAGATGATGTGGCCCTGGACGCCACCCTGCGCTGGGTGTCATTTGACCCTAAACGAGAGGAACATTTTCTGGAGCTCATTCAGCTGGTGAGGCCTGAGTCGCTCTCTTTACCATTTATCACTGATCTTTTAACCAAAATGAAAAGCTGTGACCCTAGAGCCAAGCTCATCTGCATGCTGAATGAACATTTCCCGGCATCTTGGTCAATGGGGAGGTCAATGACGAGGACCAGGGCCAGAGACACCCTCTTTGTCCTAGGTGGACCTCATGATCAGGAGCAGCAGTCACTTTACCAGTTTCACCCACTCAGTGGTAGATGGCAGCGCTGTCCACCTTTGCAGAGGAAGAACCTCACACAGTACTCGGTAGCTGCAGTAGGTAATGGTTTGATGTGAATGATAGTGATTAAGATGAGGGTAGTAATTAAACTGGTAAGTGAGGGACTGAATGTGCATTATTCCTCATGTGGAGTGTGTAAATGGATCTCAATCTGTCTTTGTTCTTACATTAAATGCCAAATAACACAACATATGTATGTTGAATACCttagaattttattttattttatgattgACTCGTTATGCAGGAGACAATGTGGTTGTGACTGGCGGCTACTTCCGGGATGTGCTGTGGTTTAGTGTGGACTGGGTCAGGATATACGAATGTGGGAACCAGCGCTGGGTGGATGGGCCGGCCCTGCAGAAGTCCAGGCACAGCCACTGCTCCATAGGGCTGGactctgtactgtatgtcctagGGGGCAGCATGGATGAAGGGCTTGTGGACGATGTGGAAAAGCTGGTCCTGGGGTCGGAGGATTGTTGGGAGGGGGTCAGCCCAATGGTTAGGGCTGTGGAGAGGGCAGCCACTGCTGCTCTGGGGTCGTGTATCTACGTGGCGTGTGGCCTGGATGAAAACGGGGAAGTGTACGGTGGAATTCAGAGGTACACAGTGAAGACGGATCAGTGGGATGTGGTCTCCTATTCTCCATTTCCACGGTGAGTGACTTTTAATAGTGCACCAACTCTTCATCTTTGCTTTCTCAACACCAACTGATATTTCTTTATTaagatattgtttttttaaatagttaccGGTACtcctttttgtttatttatttttattttatttttatttttaaatagctTCTCTTTTCCACCTTAGTTAGCAGGGTTATTACGTGAAAATgaacctcctttttttttttctccaacccTTTCACAGATATGACCTGGTTGCCACGGAGCTCAACGGCGCCCTCTACCTGTTTGGAGGCCAAGCTTTGCGTTTTGACGTAGAGACAGACGAGTGGACTGTGCTGGAGGAGGAATGTCTGGACAGGAAGTTCTTCTGTGGCTGCACAACAGTGAACGGCCAGATATATTTGGTCAGCGAGAGGAAGAGTAACAAAGCATTCCCAAACATGGTGCTGATGGATCCTTACATAGACACTTACATTGAGGTTGATGATGCCATACCCTGCCCTGTGCCCCTCAGAGGGTGTGTCACCATGAGAATGGTCGTGTGATGTGACTGAATGAAAATGCATTAATCTATTCCACATATAACACTATTTGTGgttatgtgtatgcatgtagtGTCGAGCACTTCACAAGTAGATTTCTATGTAAGAGGTCATGATTTGggtgaagaaaaaataaataaaataaaaagctgtttcattaaaagaaaatctgaaaaatTGATTGAATTAACACATACTCACATACTTCAACTTAAAATAAGACAGCAGTATTAATTTATTCAATAGAAGTAATTTATTAAAACTTTCCAACTGGCCACACAATCAATAAAGCATCCGTGTGCAGTCTTAAGAGAACAGTCAAGTGTTACTTTCGTGGAAACATGACATTGCTCCTGATTTTATatctattgtttttatttataaaacaatATTCTAGTGGGGGTCATGGCGCGTTATAGTGGATCACCACTTTTAGTGCTCTACAACTTGATCATGTGTGGGCCCCAGTGCTGTTAAGTCCCTgttcagagacagacacacgtTTCTACTCTAACCACTTATTTTGAAGAGTTGCTCTCACTAACCTGTAAAACATTAACATCAGTTTTTGGTAGTGAATACTGTGTATGAGTGTACTGTAGTTTGATGGTTTCTGAACAAGATCTCTGTGCTGTACTGTTGACAATAATGATGCACTATCTAGAGCCTAGCTTGGAAACACTTTACAGACACTGAGCCACATCTTTCGCTGTGttaaaatacatgttaaaaTCCAAGGGACCTCTTGTCTGGTCTAGTGATATCAAAATATGCCATCTTTTATAAAAATCATCAAATTTCATCTGAGCTATAAAGCATTTGACCTTTGTAGATTGTTCCGCTATCTAAAATATCTCACATTTCCCTAATGCCCATCTGTGTGCACTAGGTACTATGTACCAGCCGCTGCCTCACCAACATTTCAAGCTAAACATTAAAATTCGTCACAGTAAAACCTGTCCAGTGATGGCAATCCTACTTACACACAGAGCTTAATATTAAGCGTTTGTCACAGAATAGTGTAAAAACATCAGCCAAGGCACAAAAATAAAGTCCAGTTCAGCAAACCTTAACCAAAAGACCTCATTGAGAAATTATGCTGCCTGTTACCATGTTATTCAAagtagaaaaacaaacaaaacacacactcacatacatgtGGTTTAGGTCCTGATTTTTAggaacagacattttttttgtaaaggcaTAATTTTTATCAGACATGGAGAGTGCTTTCTCTACAACGATACATTCTTCTTTTTGCACCAGGGGGCGCCATATCTCTGCTAAGATGTGAGCTTAGACCTAAATCAAATCCTATCACAGAAAAATATAACTTTATGGGACTTCTGCAGTAGCCTTTTAGATTCTGTCACAAGTTGCAACAACATAAAATGGACCTGTTAGATATATG is part of the Perca flavescens isolate YP-PL-M2 chromosome 9, PFLA_1.0, whole genome shotgun sequence genome and harbors:
- the lsm7 gene encoding U6 snRNA-associated Sm-like protein LSm7, whose product is MADKEKKKKESIFDLSKYIDKPIRVKFQGGREASGVLKGFDPLLNLVLDGTIEYMRDPDDQLKLTEDTRQLGLVVCRGTSVVLICPQDGMEAIPNPFIQQQDG
- the LOC114561609 gene encoding kelch-like protein 23 yields the protein MAGRADIELKPQSFKFTVLSEQINKLEEDKSVLHVSAPDVIPDAILCVEGESFYVNRKQLALQSPYFRALFFGCGLESTKRKVELKGVSLQDFRVLMEYSKTSNLTLDRTNVLGILETADFLQLERAGLLCCKFLERELHLSNCLGMMAYAWRLGCTQLYTTARQVVLTHFPAVVAEEDFLSLSKETIADLLACDDLAIHKDDVALDATLRWVSFDPKREEHFLELIQLVRPESLSLPFITDLLTKMKSCDPRAKLICMLNEHFPASWSMGRSMTRTRARDTLFVLGGPHDQEQQSLYQFHPLSGRWQRCPPLQRKNLTQYSVAAVGDNVVVTGGYFRDVLWFSVDWVRIYECGNQRWVDGPALQKSRHSHCSIGLDSVLYVLGGSMDEGLVDDVEKLVLGSEDCWEGVSPMVRAVERAATAALGSCIYVACGLDENGEVYGGIQRYTVKTDQWDVVSYSPFPRYDLVATELNGALYLFGGQALRFDVETDEWTVLEEECLDRKFFCGCTTVNGQIYLVSERKSNKAFPNMVLMDPYIDTYIEVDDAIPCPVPLRGCVTMRMVV